ACCTTCGCTTCGACGGCGATGCTGTGGGAATCGCGGCTCCAATCCGGTTGCTCGGGCGTCACGCCGTGCCACGTTATCTTCGCATTCCGGAGCAGCTGCCGCAAAGGCACACGCTCATACATCCTGTCCCGCAGGCTTCGGCGTGTGTTGAGCACGGTCACGAACCGGTGCACGTCCGCGTGTGTCTCGACCAGCGTCCAATCAAACCAACTGGTCTCGTTGTCCTGGCAGTAGGCGTTGTTGTTGCCGGACTGGGTGCGCCGCGCCTCATCGCCCATCGTGATCATCGGGACGCCGAGCGATAGCATCGTCACGGTCAGGAAATTCTTCACTTGGCGGTTTCTCAGCCGCTCGATTGCCGGGTCGTTGGTCGGGCCTTCGACGCCGCAGTTCCAACTGCGGTTGTCGTCCGCGCCATCGCGGTTGCCTTCGCCGTTCGCCTGGTTGTGCTTGCGATCGTAGGACACCACGTCGTTGAGCGTAAAGCCGTCATGGCAGCTCACGAAGTTGACGCTTTGTTCAGCCTCCCGCTCCTCATGCCCATAGATCTCCGGGCTGCCCAGGATGCGGTCCGCGATCTGGGTTGCCGATCCCGGTTCACCGCGGAAAAACGCACGCACATCGTCGCGGAACCGTCCGTTCCATTCCTTCCAGCTGTCGCCGACGAAACTGCCGACCTGATAAAGGCCCGCCGCATCCCAAGCCTCGGCGATCAGCTTCGTACCGGCAAGCGCCGGTTCCGTTTCGATGTCCCACAGGATCGGCGCGTTCGGGATCGGATGTCCCGATGTGTCACGGGACAGTACCGAGGCCAGATCGAAGCGGAAGCCGTCCACATGCATCGTCTCGACCCAGTATCGAAGGCTGTCCACGATCATGCGCCGGACGACAGGGTGATTGGCGTTCAAGGTGTTCCCGGTGCCCGTGTAGTTGGCGTAGCGGGATCGGTCGTCCTCGAGAAGATAGTAGGTGGGATTGTCCACCCCCCGGAAACACAGGGTCGGCCCGTTGTGGTCGCCTTCCGCCGTGTGGTTGAAAACGACGTCGAGGATGACCTCGATGCCGCCGCGATGCAGCGCCTTGACCATGTCGCGGAACTCGTCCAGCGGACCGAGCGGATCGGAACGCGAACTGTACGCCGCATGCGGCGCAAAGAACGAGACCGGCGCATATCCCCAGTAATTGACCTTTCCCGGCGGGCAATCCTGCGCATCGAACTGGAACACCGGCAGCAGTTCCACAGCGGTGATGCCCAATTCCTGCAGGTATGGAATCTTCTCGATCAGACCGGCAAACGTGCCACGGGTCTTCTCGCCGACGCCGGAACTGGGATGGCGTGTGAATCCGCGCACATGCATCTCATACACGATGGTCTGCGCGGACGACCGGCGCAACGGTGCGTCGCCTTCCCAATCGTAGGACGCCGGATCCACGACCACGCTTTTCATGGCGGCGCCGCAATCGTCACCGGGTTTGCGGATGTCGTCGCGGCTGTAGCGGTCCGGAACGACCACCGCGCGGCCATAGGGATCAAGGAGAAGCTTGTCCCGATCGAAGCGCAGGCCGTTGGCGGGGTCCCATGGCCCCTCGGCGCGATAACCATAGATTTGGCCGGCCGTCACGCCGGGGAGAAACGCGTGCCAGTAATGATAGGTGCGATGGGTGGAGGGATCGAGGCGGATCACGCGCGCAGGCCCCGCATCCTCGGCGCGGTCGAACAGCAGCAACTCGATTCCGGTCGCGTGCTTCGAAAACACGCTGAAGTTCGTCCCCTGGCCAGTGGGGATCGCTCCCAGCGGCGCCGCGGCTCCCCGAGCGGGAGGACTGGGCGTGCCGGCCCGCCCCGCATCCTCGTCCACCTGGACCGCCGATCCGGCCCTCACGGCACCGCGCACGGCTTCGCATCCCATATCTCGGCGGCGTATTCGGCGATGGTGCGATCGCTGGAAAACCGGCCAGAGTTGGCGATGTTCATGATGACCTTGCGCGTCCAGTCCTGCGGAGCCGCGTAGGACGCCAGCAATCGCCGGTCCGCCTCCAGATAGGCCGTGAGATCGGCGAGATGCATGAAGCGGTCCCCGCCCGTCAGCAGCGCGTCGCGCAGCGGCTCGAAGACGCCCGGTTCGTTGCGGTTGAAATGGTCGGAAAAGATCAGATCCAGCGCGGCGCGGGTTTCCGGTTCGTTGTGATGATGCCAGAAAGGGCTGTACCAGCCGGCGCTGCCGCTCACCTGGTCCGCCGTCAACCCGAACAGGAAGAAGTTTTCCTCGCCTGCGGCCTGCGCCATCTCGATCGTCGCGCCATCGCGCGTGCCGATCGTCAATGCGCCGTTCATCATGAACTTCATGTTGCTGGTACCGCTCGCCTCATAGCCCGCCGTCGAGATCTGGTTGGACACGTCGGAGGCGGGAATCAGCTTCTCGGCCAGGGACACGCCGTACTCGGGCAGGAACACCACCCTGAGGCGGCCGCGCACCACCGGGTCGTCGTCGATGGCGGCGGCGAGGTTGTTGAGGAATTTGATGATCACCTTGGCAAGACGGTAGGCGGGCGCCGCCTTTCCCGCGAAGAAGAAGGTCCGCGGCGCCATGTCGAGGCCGGGGTTCTGCCGCATCCGGTTGTAGAGCACGACGATCCGCAACGCGTTCAGAAGCTGCCGCTTGTATTCGTGGATGCGTTTGATCTGGCTGTCGAAGATCGTGTCGGGATCGACGGCGATGCCGTTGGTCGATGCAAGCCACGCCACGAAGCGGTGCTTCATGGCGCGCTTGGCCTCCCGCACGGCGTCCTGGAAAGCCCCGTCGTCGGCAAGCGGCGTCAGCTTGGCCAGTTGGGACAGGTCGGTGATCCAGCCGTCCCCAATGGCGTCGGTGATGCAGCGGGAGAGGGCGGGGTTGGCGAGCCGAAGCCAACGCCGGGGCGTCACCCCGTTGGTCTTGTTGCTGAAGCGCTCGGGATACAGTTCGGCCAGATCCTTGACCGTCACGGTGCGCAGCAGATCGGAATGGATCGCCGCGACCCCGTTGGTGCTGTGCGATCCGACGATGGCGAGGTTGGCCATCCGGATCTTCCGCGGACCGCCCTCCTCGACCAAGCTCACGCGCTCGATACGGCCCTCATCGCCGGGAAAGCGGGCCCGCACTTCGTCGAGAAGCCGACGGTTGATCTCCAGGATGATCTCCAGGTGGCGCGGCAGCAGAAGCTCGAACCAAGGCAGCGGCCATTTTTCGAGCGCCTCGGGCAGCAGGGTGTGATTCGTGTAGGCGAGTGTCCGCCGCGTGAGATCCCACGCCTCCTCCCAGCCGAGCCCCGCGTCGTCAAGCAGGATCCGCATCAGTTCGGACACCGTCAGGCTCGGGTGGGTGTCGTTGAGCTGGACGGCGACCTTGTCGGGAAGCGCCCGCCAGTCGGCCGGGCTACCGACCGGATTGGTCCGGCGGAAGCGCCGCACGAGATCCGCCAGGGAACAGGCGACCAGAAAATACTCCTGCACGAAGCGCAGGCCCTGCCCCATGCTCGTCGAATCGTCGGGGTACAGGACCCGTGTGAGGGACTCCGCCGAGAGCCGTTCGGCGAGCGCGCTGACGAAGTCGCCGGCGCTGAACGCCTGGAAGTCCAGCGCGTGCGGTGCCGCCGCCGCCCAGAGCCGCAACGTGTTGATCGTTCGGCCGCCGTATCCGATGACGGGGCGGTCATACGGAATGCCGAGCAGGCTGGACGGCCGGCCGGGTACGGCGGCGAACGTCCCGTTGCGCACCTCGAACGAGCAGCCGAGCCTGATCTCCACGGACTCCTGCGGCCGGGCGACCTCCCAGGGATCGGGCCGCCGCAGCCAGTTGTCGGGCTGTTCCTGCTGCCAGCCATCCCGCAGGCTCTGCCGGAAAATGCCGTATTCGTAGCGGAGCCCATATCCCATGGCCGGGATCTGCATCGTGGCCATGGAGTCGATGAAGCAGGCCGCCAGCCGGCCGAGCCCCCCGTTCCCCAGCCCGGCGTCGGGCTCCTCGTCGAGCAGGGCAAGCCAGTCGATTCCCTTCTCGTCGGCGACCCGCGCCACGACCGGATCGAGAAGAAGGTTCATGACGTTGTTGGCCAGGGAGCACCCGATGAGGAACTCCAGGGAAAGGTAATAGACGCGTTTCGGATTCTCGCGTTCGTAGGTCTTCTCGGTGCGAAGCCACCGCTGTGACAGCACGTCGCGCACGGAGCGGGCGACCGCCTCGTAGCGTTCGCGTGGACCGACCGAGGTGGGATCGACCACATGGTCGAACATCAGGTGCCGCTCGTAGAGCGCGTCGCGCGTTCCGGTGAAGTGGATCGGGCCGCATCCATATTGCTGGAGCAGGTCCGTCGATCCGGAGACGTTCGACGCCGTTGCGTCGGCCATGGTCATGTCGCTGCTCATGGCGTTTCCTCCTCGCCCGGTCGGAGCCGCCGCGCCGTCCGACGGATGGCCCGACCATCGTCTTATGGTTCAAACATTGTCGGCCTCGGTCGAGGCGGCTTTTCCGGCCGCTCCTGTCCGGCTTGCTCGCGTCTGGCCCGCTCCCGTCTGGTCCCATATCCATCCCGCGATCTCGGGCATGTCGTCGCCATACCGCCGGATGTGTTCCTTGTGCGCGATGAGCTTGTCGCGCATGGCCTGCTTGACGTAGGCGGCGCTCGCGCCGAGCGCCGGAACCCGGTCGATCACATCGCCCACGAGGTGGAACCGGTCGAGATCGTTCAGCACGCACATGTCGAAGGGCGTGCTGGTGGTGCCTTCCTCCTTGTAGCCGCGCACATGCAGGTTCCCATGGCCGCCCCGCCGGTACGTCAGCCGGTGAATGAGCCAGGGATAGCCGTGGAAGGCGAAGATGATCGGTTTGTCGGTGGTGAACAGCGCGTCGAAGTCGCGATCCGGCAGCCCGTGCGGATGCTCCCCCGGGGGCTGCAAGGTCATGAGATCGACGACGTTGATGACGCGGACCTTCAGGTCCGGGGCGTAGTGGCGCAGGAGATCGACCGCCGCCAGGGTCTCCAGCGTCGGCACGTCGCCGCAGCAGGCCATCACCACATCGGGTTCGCCGCCGCGGTCGTTGCTGGCCCATTCCCAGATCCCCAGGCCGGCCGTGCAATGCCTGATGGCGTCATCCATCGTCAACCACTGCGGGGCCGGTTGCTTCCCGGCGACGACGACGTTGACGCAGTTCCGGCTGCGCAGGCAATGGTCCGTGACCGACAGCAGGCAATTGGCATCGGGTGGCAGATAGACCCGGACGACGTCGGCCTTCTTGTTCACCACATGATCGATGAAGCCGGGGTCCTGGTGGCTGAAGCCGTTGTGGTCCTGGCGCCAGACATGGCTGGACAGCAGGTAGTTCAGCGAGGCGACGGGGCGCCGCCAGGGAATGGTCCGGCAGACCTTCAACCACTTAGCGTGCTGGTTGAACATCGAATCGACGATGTGGATGAACGCTTCGTAGCAGGAAAAGAAGCCGTGCCGACCCGTCAGCAGATAGCCTTCAAGCCACCCCTGGCATTGGTGTTCGCTGAGCATCTCCATGACCCGGCCGTCCGGGGCGAGATGGTCGTCCCACGGGACGGTGTCGGCAACCCATGTCCGGTCCGTGACCTGGAGCACGTCCTGCCAGCGGTTGGAGTTGTTCTCATCGGGACTGAAGAGCCGGAAGTTCCGCGCGTCGAGGTTCAGCTTCATCACATCGCGCAGAAACTGCCCCATCACGCGGGTGGCTTCTGCGACGGCCACGCCGGGAGCCTCCACCGGGACGGCGTAGTCGCGGAAATCCGGAAGGCGCAGATCGCGCAGGAGCGTGCCGCCGTTGGCGTGCGGGTTGGCGCTCATACGGCGAGTGCCGCGGGGGGCCAAGTCGGCGAGGTCGGGGCGGAGGCGGCCTCCCTCGTCGAAAAGCTCCTCGGGACGGTAGCTTCTCATCCACTCTTCGAGAACACGCACATGGTCCGGGTTCTCGTGCATTTCCCCCATCGGGACCTGATGCGAACGCCAGAAATCCTCGGCCCGCTTGCCGTCGATCTCCTTCGGGCATGTCCAGCCCTTCGGTGTGCGGAGCACGATCAGGGGCCAGCGGGGACGCTGCGCGACCCCGTTTCGGCGCGCGTCGTCCTTGATCCGCCGAATGTCGGCGATGGCCGTGTCCAGAGTGGAGGCCATGCGTTCATGCATGTCGTCCGGTTCGTGGCCTTCCACGAAATAGGGGATGTATCCATACCCTCGGAAAAGTTGCTCCAGCTCCTCGTGGCTGATCCGGGAGAGAATGGTGGGGTTGGCGATCTTGTAGCCGTTGAGATGCAGGATCGGCAGAACGGCGCCATCGCTGAGCGGGTTGAGGAACTTGTTGGAATGCCAGCTCGTTGCCAGGGGTCCGGTTTCCGCCTCCCCGTCGCCAACGATGCAGGCGACGATCAGGTCGGGGTTGTCGAAGGCGGCTCCGTACGCGTGGGACAGGGCGTATCCGAGTTCGCCGCCTTCATGAATCGAACCGGGCGTCTCCGGCGCCACGTGGCTGGGAATCCCGCCGGGAAACGAGAATTGGGTGAAGAGGCGCTTGATGCCCTCCTGGTCCGGCGAAATGTTCGGGTAGACTTCGCTGTATGTTCCCTCAAGGTAGGCATTCGCGACCATGGCCGGTCCGCCATGCCCGGGACCGGCAATATAGATCATGTTCAGATCCAATTGCCGGATCATCCGGTTCAGATGGACATAGATGAAATTCAAGCCGGGCGTGGTTCCCCAATGCCCCAGCAACCTCGGCTTTATATGTTCGAGGGTAAGGGGAACTTTGAGCAATGGATTGTCATAAAGATAAATTTGCCCGACGGACAAATAGTTTGCTGCCCGCCAGTAGGCGTCAATGAGAGCCTTTTCCTTGACTGAAAGCGCTTCGGCCATGCCCGCCTCCCGCAGCTCTGGTGATGTGACGCGGTCCTCTGCGATGCCACGCCCGACCTCGCGGCGTTGGATCGGGTCGGTGTGCGGCCTCCATCATTCCACCAAGCGTGGCAGCGGTCAGAGTGCCAGTGCCCGCCCATTCCGTCTCGGTCTCATCGGTGTATGACCTGGGTCCGGCATCCGCTTCGCCGGATGCGAAAAAGCGCGTTTGTTCGGCAACGCCCCTTCAGCCGATGGAAACGATGAACTCGAAGGGCGATCCCCAGCCGCCCGCAACGATGCGGTTCTCACCGTGGTTCAGAAGGGCGGTGTCCCTCATGAAATCATGCCCGATCGGCTGCCCATTGACGACCGTCCCAAGCGTGCTGCCAAGATCGGACACGAGCAGCCGGCCCTGGCTGTGGCTGATCATGAAGTGATCGCGCGACAGGCGAAACGGCGGCTGATCGTCGATGGACAGATCGGGTGATCGTGGGGGCGGTGCCTCGCCGTTGATCGGGAGACGACCGACCACGAAGGGCAGTTGTCCAACCTGAATTGGGCTTGGACCGATCCGGCTGCGCAGGGAGTCCGTCCCAGCGGTCAATAGAATGCGTTCGTTGTTGTTGGGAAGTGCCGCCGACGACGGCGCGCCGTTCTCCGCCAGTTCCGCCTCGCGCGTCGAGAGCAGCAGGTCGCCGGCAATCTTGTCCTCGATCGTCCGCAGGCGGATGCTGAGACGCTGGATCAACCCGCGCGCCAGGGATGCGTCCCGGCTCACCCGGTCCAGGAAATCCTGCGGGGTGAGGACTTCCGCGGCGCCATCGCTGACGGCCCGGGCGGTGGCACTCCGGCTGCGGCTTTCAATGACGCCCATCTCGCCCAGCCACTCGCCGCCCCGCACATGCCCGATCAGGATGGCGTTGTCTCCATTCTCGCGCAGGACCTCAATTTCACCGTGCCTGACCCAAAAAACGCAGTCGCTCGCCTCTCCCCGCCGGAACAGCAATTCGCCGGCCTTGAATTGGATGGATTTGGCCATATCCGGATGTTCTCCGCTGTTTTACCGTGCGTCGTAATGGCACGACAGACCGGGATTCTGTATGATGAAAGCAGAAGTGAAACCTACCGAGAAAATGGACGCACACGACGGAGCCCCGCTTCTCCTTTCTTGTGGTGCATCGTTCCATCGTACGGCAAGTTGGTTGTGAGTGTGCGGCCGTCGATCTTTCCATCGCGTATCCGGCTGAATACGCGATTGATGCTTTCCATCAGCTCAACATAGTCATGATCCCGCACTCCGCCGTTTCCGGCGAACGGCTGGGTGTTGTCAGGTTGGTGGTGAACGGTCCGGCATGGCAGGTTGTTGGGCATGTCCACCACCCCATACCGCGGTGTCCGTTTTCCCGCTGGAATCATCCACGAGGCGGTCTGGGTGTCCCATTGCTCCAACCTGAGCCTACCGAGGTCGCACTGATCCGGGCGACGCCCGGCATCGTGGTCGGCGACGAGGCCATCGCGGAATGGTGGCTGCACTTTGGCCATCCGACCGCCAGCGCGCTCGCGATGCGGTGGTGCGCTACAACGCCGAAGGCGTGACGCGCAAGGCCCTGGGTTGGCGGCTGTCAAACACCATGGATGTCGAGTTCTGCATCGAGGCCGTGGAGGAGGCGATGGCGCGGCACGGCCGACCGGACATCTTCAACACCGATCAGGGCAGCCAGTTCACCAGCCCACGCTTCACCGGCCTGTTGATCGCGGACGGCATCCGGGTGTCCATGGACGGCCGTGGCCGGTGGATGGACAACGTGTTTATCGAGCGGCTGTGGCGATCGATGAAATGCGAGTGCGTCTACCTCCATGCCTTCGGGACAGGCAGCGAGGCCCGAGCCCGGATCGGCCGCTGGATCGGCCACTGCAACACCAACGGACCGCACTCCGCGCTCCGTGGCAGAACCCCGGCGGAGGCCTACGAGGGCACACCAAACCGGATCAGATTAGCGGCATAACACGAACCTGAACCAAGCTTATCCGACTGTCCGGAAAACGGGGACCATCTCATCCCGCCGCGATGGATGTCGGCTCCGACGCACGGCTCTCACCGTATCCGGATCGACCGCAAGTTGCGGTTTTCGCCAATTCCGGCGCGCTTGCCCGCCATTCGGGGCGGCGGCCCCGCCGCTCGGGTATCGCCGTCGCGATGACGGCGACAGATTTCCCATTGTCGCCGTATGCGGGTTCGTATATTGTAATGTATACGGAGTGCGGCGATCGGAGGATGGACCGCCCCGCCCACTCCGCACCACCCAAATTGAGGTCGAGATGCACTACTTCGGATACTGCACGTGGCTGAATCCGCCGGAACTTCACCGGTACTTTCCGGAAGCCAAGGTGATCACCAAGGGCTACGTCGCAAACCACAAGCTGGAGTTCCACGCCGCCGGCACGCGCACCGACCGCGGCTGGTGCCACCTGTCCAACACGGGCCGAGCCTGGGGCAACAACGTGCTGGGCATCGTCGTCGAGCATCCCGATCATCACTTCGAAGAGGACTATGACGACTTCGAGCGCTGCTTCGTCTCGGTGCGCGGCGACGACGGCAAGGTCTACGACTGCTGGACCTACCGCCTGATCACTCCGGGCACGGCGATGCGTCCGCCGAACTTCTACTGGGACCACATTCCCGCCGGCATGAAGCATTGGGGCTTCCCGGACGATTACGTCCACTCCGTTCTGGCGATGTATGAGCAAGCTGCCCCCTGCCCGCGCGCCGACCGTCCGAACCCGTCGGCCGTTCCCGGGCGCTCCGCCGAGACGCGGTGAGGTGCCGCGCCCGCTCCGCTCCTGACACCCGGGGCGGGCGCCGCCGAACCACCCTCGGGGACGGGGCCGCAACCCCGCGCCGTGTGCAGCACCTCACGTTCTCATCACTTTCGGAACCAGGAGACCTCTGCAATGCGCCTTTCCTGTGAAGCCAAGCCCGCCGTTCTCGCGGCCTTGGCCGCCTGCGTGTTCTTGACGTCGCTGCACACGGCCGCCCACGCCCAAAGCGGTGCGGCTCCCACCAACCCCCAAGCCGCCAGCCTGGTGCCGAAGCCGATCCGCGATGCCGGCACCCTGCGCGTCGGCTCCCAGCAGACCTTCCCTCCGGTGGAGTTCCGCCAGGACGGCAAGACCGAACCGGTGGGCGTTTCCGTCGATCTGCTCAACGAGATCGGCAAACGCCTGGGACTCTCCATCACCTTCGTGCACGGCGAGTACGCGGCGCTGATCCCCGGCCTGGAGGCTGGCCGCTTCGACGTCGCGTCCGGCGGCATCAGCGACACGGAGGAGCGCGAGCAGAAGGTTGATTTCGTCAATTACATGATGTCCGGCGGCAGCATCCTGGTGCGGGCGGCGGACGCCGAGAAATACTCGACCATCGCCGATTTCTGCGGGAAGTCGGTCGCCACTCTGCTGGGCAGCCGCGTCATCATGGCCGCGGTGGAAAAAGCGTCGGAAACCTGCGTGTCCGGCGGCAAGCAGCCGATCACCGCCAACCAGCTTCCCGCCGCCCCGGACGCCCGAATGCAGCTCGATCTCGGGCGCGTGGACGGCTATCTGGGCGACTTTCCGGCGCTGGTCTACATGAAGAGCCAGATGCCCGGCAAATACGCCATCGCCGGCGGCAACCACATCCTGACTCCCTACGTCACGTCCTGGGGCTTCCCGAAGAACTCCACGCTGAAGGATGCGGTCCAGAAGGCGACGCAGAGCATGCTGGCCGACGGCACCTACAAGGCCATCCTCTCCAAATGGGAGATCGAGGGCGGCGCGCTGCCGGAGATCACCATCAACCTGCCCGCCAGCAAGAGGAAGTGACAGTGGCTGCGAGCTGCGCCATGGCCGAACCACGGGCTGTCCGCGTCAAGCACCGGTGGCGTTGGGGAGCCTGGCTCCTCAGCGCGATCGTTCTCCTGGCGGTGTTCATGCTGATCAGCGCGGGTGTCCGCGCGAAGATCATGAATGTGGAGGTGTTCCTCTCCTACCTGACCAGCGAGCAGGTGCTGATCGGCGCGCGCAACGCCCTGATCCTCGGCACGCTGGCGCTGGTGGTGGCCAGCGTCATCGGTCTGGCCGTCGCCCTGATGCGGGTCAGCGGCAACCCGATCCTCGCCGCCCTGTCGGCGACCTACGTGTATTTCTTCCGCGGCACGCCGATGCTGATCCAGCTCCTGTTCTGGTTCAACGCGCTGCCGACCATGTTCCAGCGCGTTTATCTGGCGGTCCCCTTCACCGACATCGTGCTGGTGGACGCGCCGACCACGGCGGTGGTGACGCCCTTCGTGGCGGCGCTCGCCGGCCTCGCCCTCGCCGAAGGCGCCTACATGGCGGAGATCATCCGCGCCGGCATTCTGGCGGTGGACAAAGGTCAACGCGCCGCGGCCCGCGCCATCGGCATGACCGAGTATCAGGTGCTGCGCCACATCGTCATTCCGCAGGCCGGGCGCATCATCATCCCGGCGGGCGGCAACCAGTACATCATGCTGCTGAAGTCCACCTCGCTGGCTTCGGCGATCGGTTTCCTGGAACTGCTGCGCATCACCACGGACATCTATTCGTCCAACTTCATGGTGGTGGAGCTGCTGGCCGTGGCGGCCTTCTGGTATCTGGTGATGACCGCCTTCGCCACCGCCGTTCAGACCGCGCTCGAAAAGACCTTCCCCCAGCGGTAAGCCCCCCAGAGGTCCCTATGGACACACCCGTCAAGGCCGCGGCCGTGGTTCTCGAGTCCGTTTCGAAATCCTACGGTTCGGTCGAGATCCTGAAGAACGTTTCGGTTTCCATCGCGCAGGGAGAGGTGGTCACCCTTCTCGGCCCGTCCGGAGCCGGCAAATCCACCCTGCTGCGCTGCATCAACCATCTGGAGACGATCAGCGCGGGCCGCATCTACGTGCACGGCCAGCTCATCGGCTACCGCGAGGTCGGCGACACCCTGCACGAGATGTCCGACAAGGAGATCAGCGCCCAGCGCCGCTCCATCGGCATGGTGTTCCAGAGCTTCAACCTGTTCCGCCACATGACCGTGCTCGACAACGTGATGAGCGGCCCGGTCCATGTGCTGCGCATGCCAAAACCCCAGGCCGAGGCGCTGGCGCGCGAGCTTCTGGCGAAGGTCGGCCTGCCCGACAAGGCGAACCGCTATCCGTCCGAACTGTCGGGCGGGCAGCAGCAACGCGTCGCCATCGCCCGCGCCCTGGCCCTGTCGCCCAGCGTCATGCTGCTGGACGAGCCGACCAGCGCACTCGACCCGGAATTGTCGCAGGAGGTGATCCTGACCATCCGGAATCTGGCGGAGCAGGGCTACACCATGCTGATCGCGACGCACGAAATGGCCATCGCCAGGGAATTCGCCGACCGCGTCATCTTCATGGTGCAGGGGGAGGTGGTGGAGGACGTGCCCGCCCGCAGCTTCTTCAGCGCCCCCCGGCACGAGCGCAGCCGGCAGTTCGTCGCCCGCCACGCGGGCTGAAGGGAGGAACGACCATGCCCGACGGCATCGAACGCCTGCCCAACGACCGTCCCCGCAAACGGGTCGGCAGCGACCTGCTGGCGGCCAACGTGCATGGTTGGCTGCGGTCGAAGATCCTGACCTTCGAGATCAAGCCCGGCACCCGTCTGGTGGAGGACGAGATTTCGGCCTCCATGAACGTCGGCCGCACCCCGGTGCGCGAGGCCCTGCTGCGCCTTCAGGGCGAGGGGCTGGTCAGCCGCGAGAAGGGCTGGGTGGTGGAAAGCACCGACGCGGCATCCATCGACCATGTCTTCGCAAGCCGCGTCGCCATCGAGGGCTACGCGACCCACGTCGCCGCGCTGCGCGCCACCCCTGCGGACATCCGGGACCTGCGGGCGCTGGCCGGGGAGATGGACGGGTTCGAGGCGATGGGCCGCGCCCAGCTCAACCTGCTCAACCGGCGGTTCCACGAGCGGATCGTCGGGCTGTCCGGCAACCCCTTCTTCGTGGAGATGCACGAGCGCACGCAGTTCCATTACTGGAACATGCGCCTGCCCGTCCTTTTCACCCGCGAACAGGCGGTTGTGGCGAACGAGCAGCACAAGCGGATCATCGACGCGCTGGAGGCCCGCGACCCGGACGCCGCGGAACGGCACGCGCGCGAGCATGTCGAGACGACCCACCGGATCGTCCGGGACGCGCTGGACGGATGACCATCACCCTGGAAGCGGGCGGCACCCACCTCTATGTCGGGGCGCGCGGCACGGTCCGCGACGGGCGGCTGTCGGCGGCCCCGTCGGTCAAGCCGCCTCCCTGCATGGTGGTGTTCAGCGACGGCGTCTTCACCGCCGGCACCCTGACGCCCCGCGGCGGCACGGAGTGGCAACTCGCCGTCGACGGCTACACCACCGCCCGCGGCACCGCCATCCCGGCGAAGCGCTGGCTGGTGGAGATGACCTGCATCGGCGGGACGCTCTCCTTCCAGGCGAAGGCGAAGCTGACCTAGGCGCCGACGAGCCCCCACCCCGGCCTCCCCCGCTTCGCAGGGGAGGGCCGGGGTGGGGGCTAGGTCAATGCCCTTCAAATCACCGCAACCGAGTGCCGGAACGTGCACCAGAAACATCCTCCGCCCCTTGCCCGGGGCATCGCGCTGATCGTCGTTTCGATGCTGCTGTTCACGTTGTCCGACGTCTTCGCGAAGCAGCTTGCGCAGTCGGTGCACCCCGTCGAGATCGCGTGGCTGCGCTGTCTGGGCGCCGTGCTGCTGCTGGCGCCGGTGGTGGCTGCGCGACCCGCCG
This genomic window from Azospirillum brasilense contains:
- a CDS encoding GntR family transcriptional regulator, with amino-acid sequence MPDGIERLPNDRPRKRVGSDLLAANVHGWLRSKILTFEIKPGTRLVEDEISASMNVGRTPVREALLRLQGEGLVSREKGWVVESTDAASIDHVFASRVAIEGYATHVAALRATPADIRDLRALAGEMDGFEAMGRAQLNLLNRRFHERIVGLSGNPFFVEMHERTQFHYWNMRLPVLFTREQAVVANEQHKRIIDALEARDPDAAERHAREHVETTHRIVRDALDG